A segment of the Sphingomonas cannabina genome:
ACGCTGCTCGATTTCCTGCAATGGGGCGGCGGCCTCAACGTCAACTATGCGATCGACACCACCACCAACCCGCCAATCTTCGCGGCGACGGGGGCCAATGCGCGTGGCAACCCGCAGCTCGAGCCGTGGCGCGCCGACAACCTCGAGGCGAGCCTGGAATATTACACCGGCCGGTCGAGCCTGATCGCGGTCGGTGCCTTCTACATCGACGTCGCCAGCTTCATCGAGAACGCGACGGTCAACCGCGACGACATCCCCGACAACGACGGGGTGATCCGCCGAGTGGTGCCGGTGAACACGGTGGTGCAGGGCGAGGGCGGCACGCTGAAAGGGATCGAGGTCTCGGCGCGGCAATCGCTGGCGGATTATGGAGTCGGCGGCTTCCTGCGCGGCTTCGGCGTCGACGCCAACTACACGCTTTCGCTCGGCGATACCGGGCGCGTCGACCTGGCCGGCAACGATCAGCCGTTCCAGGACAATTCCAAGCACCAGATCAACGCCGCGCTATGGTACGAGCAGTACGGCCTGCAGGCACGCATCGCCTATAACTACCGCTCGAAGCGCCTCGTCGCGTCCGATTACGCCGGCATCACCGGGCTCGCTCAATATCAGAAGCCGACCCAGTATCTCGACGCGTCGATCTCCTACGACATCACGCCGAACTTCACCATCTACGGCCAGGCCTCCAACCTGACCGGCGAGACCGAGCGCTATTACCTGACCTTCCCGGATCAGGTGTTCAACGAGAACATCTACGAACGGCGCTTCATTGCGGGCGTGCGCGCCAAATTCTGATACCCCCGAACTGCCGCCGCTCGCGCTTGGCGCGGGCGGCGGGGCCTTTTAGGAACGTGCAAGGGAAGGCTCCGGCAGGGCGAGGTCATGCAGGCTGATCCGATCCGGTCGATCGTCATCGTCGGCGGCGGCACCGCCGGCTGGATGGCGGCAACCTATCTCGCGCGGCGGCTGCGGCACCTGCCGATCGCGATCACCGTGATCGACAGCAGCGCGATCGGCACCGTCGGCGTCGGCGAGGCGACCGTGCCCGCGATCCGCGACTTCTTCGCCGCGGTCGAGCTCGGCGAGCCCGAGGTGCTGCGCGAGACCGAGGGCACGATCAAATACGGCATCCGCTTCGTCGACTGGGCGGAGCCGGGGTACAGCTTCTTCCATCCGTTCGGCCTCTACGGCGTGCCGGCGCGCGGCGTCGCCTTCCACCATTATTGGCTCAAGCTGCGCGCGAGCGGCGCGGCGACCGGGCCGCTGTCCGACTATTGCCTGTGCGCGCAGCTCGCCGAGCGCGGGCTGTTCCTGCCGCCGGGCGACCGGCCGGCGAATGACCTCGGGGTCTTCAACTTCGCGGTTCATTTCGACGCCTCGAAATTCGCCGCGCTGCTGCGCCGGCTCGCGCTCGCCAACGGCGTCGCGCACATCGACGCGCGGATCGACCAAGTCGAGCTGGCGGCGGAGAGCGGCCATGTCGCCGCGGTGGAACTGGCGGACGGGCGTCGCATCGCCGGCGATCTGTGGATCGACTGCTCGGGCTTCCGCAGCCTGCTGCTCGGCGAGGCGCTCGAGGTGCCGTTCGTCGACTGGCGCCGCTGGCTGCCGTGCGACCGTGCCATCGCCGTGCCGTGCCGCGCGGCGGTCCCGGCGCACCGGCCGATGACCACGGCCACCGCGCGGCCCGCCGGGTGGCAGTGGCATATCCCGCTGCGCCATCGCATCGGCAACGGGCATGTCTATTGCTCCGATTTCACCAGCGATGAGGCGGCGGAGGCGCTGCTGCTCGCCTCGATCGAGGGCGAGCCGCTGGCGCCGCCCAATCGGCTGCGCTTCACCACCGGGCATCGTGCACGTTTTTGGGAAAGGAATGTGGTGGGGCTGGGGCTTTCCTCCGGTTTCCTCGAGCCGCTCGAATCGACCAGCATCACGCTGATCCAGTCGGGGCTCGAACGCTTCGTCGCGCTGTTCCCCGACCGCGGCTTCGACCCGCGGCTGGCCGCGACCTACAATCGCCAGTCGGTGCTCGAGTTCGAGCGCATCCGCGATTTCCTGCTGCTCCATTATTGGTCGAACCGCCGCCACGGCGAGCCCTTCTGGGACTATATGCGCGCGATCGTTCCGACCGACGGGCTGCAGGTGAAGCTCGACGCATGGCGCGCGGGCGGCGAGTTCGTGCGCAACGAATGGGACACGTTCCAGGACCCGAGCTGGCTCAGCATGTATGCGGGCTTCGACGACCTGCCCGCGCGCTATTCGCCGCTGGCCGACCAGTTCTCCGTCGCCGAGCTCACCGACAGCCTCGCGCGGATGAAGGCTGCGATCGGCGCGACGCTGGCGCATGCGGAGCCGCATGGCGATTTCCTTGCGCGCACGGCGCAGGCGTGAACGGATCGGAGAGGGGCCGATGCGGTGCGCCGGACCCGGGCTCGCGCTGCGCGGCTGGAACCCCACGGAGGCGAAGGTCGCCGTGGCCGGACCCAATTTATGAGCTGACGGAGGGACCATGAGCATCGATCGCAGAAACCTGCTGCTGGGCGGCCTGGCGCTGCCCTTCGTCGCGAATGCGGCGCGCGCCCAGACCGCCGCGCCGCCGAAGGAGGAAAGCTGGGACCAGCGCTGGCAGCGGCTGCTGCGCGAGGATTTCGGCCATCTCTTCCGCTATCGCGACGACGATGCGACGGTGCGCGCCTCGGGCAGGCCGGTCGACATCGTGTTCATGGGCGATTCGATCACCGAGGGCTGGCGCGACAAGCGTCCCGGCTTCTTCACCCCGGGGCGCGTCGGCCGCGGCATCAGCGGCCAGACGACGCCGCAGATGCTGGTGCGCTTCCAGCCCGACGTGATCGACCTCAAGCCCCGGCGCGTTCACATTATGGCGGGGACCAACGACATCGCCGGCAATACCGGGCCGATGACCGAGGAGGCGACACGCGACAATTTCCGGGCGATGGCGACGCTGGCGAAGGCGAACGGCATCCATGTGATCCTCGCCTCGATTCCGCCGGCCGGTGCCTTTCCCTGGCGCCCCGGCCTGGAGGTGAGGACGCCGATCGCCTCGCTCAACCGCTGGCTCAAGGGTTATGCGGCCGAGATCGGCGCGACCTGGGTCGATTATCATCCGGCGCTTGCCGACGCCTCGGGTGCGATGAAGCCCGGCATGGCCAATGACGGCGTGCACCCGACCGAGGCAGGCTATGCCGCGATGGAGGCCGTGCTGGAGCCCGTGCTGCAGGACGGCAGCAGCTGAGGCGGCGAAAGCAACGATATGCGACGCCGCTGCTTGCCGCTTATGTCTCGCCTCATGCGCGGGCGCGCCTAACGGAAGCTATAAACGGCTGGGTCTCGGCTCCGCAGACTGGGTGCGGCTGGCCACGCGATAGCCGGGAGCGCCTGTCGGCGCGACGGCACGGCATGGCCGGAGCCAAACCGGCGTCGTCGAGATAGAGCAATGACAGATCGGCGCTCGGTCGATAGGATCGCGCTCATGGTTCGCCGTGCGTGGATGCTGGTTCTGTTGCTGCTTGCGACGTCGCTCGTGACGACGGCGGTCGTGCACGCGCGCGAGCTTCAGGTGCCGGTGACCCTCGAATGCACCGGCGAGGTGCACAGTGCGGACGATCGCGATCAATCGACCGGCGACGCCGACAACGGGCTCCCGCACCATCATGGTACATGCCAGGGTCCCGCACTGGCGCTTCCGTCCAAGGACGACGCTCCGGGCGTGCTGCTCGTCGCAAGCGCACGACCGACAGCCGCGGCAAGCAGGGCCTTGGTCTCGCATCCGGTCGACCCTGCGCTGAGGCCGCCCAACGCCTGACCGGGTCGCAGGACCGGCGTCCGCCGGTCTCGGCAACTCTCGGTCGGGAGCAATCCATGAAGATTCATTGCGCGGCCGTGATGGTCGCGGTGTCGGGCGCGGCAGTGGCGCAGGCACCAACCGTGCCGCAAGCGGACCGGACGTCCGCCACGCCGGTTTATACGTTGGAGGACGCCTTGCGCGCCGCGGGCGCATCCTCTCCCGCCGCCGATGCGGCGTCCGCGGGCGTCGCGGCGGCGCGCGCCGGCCGCACCGCCGCCGGCCTGCACCCCAATCCGCAGGTGCAAGTCCAGGTCGAGAACGTCCTCGGCTCGGGACAATATTCCGGATTCGACAGCGCGGAGACGACGGTTGGCGTGGCGATCCCCGTCGAGCTGGGCGGCAAGCGCGGCGCCCGGATCGCCGTTGCCGACGCGCAGCTGTCGCGGGCGGAGCTGCAGGCGGCGATCGCGCAGGCCGACATCCGGCTGCAGGTGACCAGCCTCTACGTCGAGACCATCGCCGCGGAGGAGCGCGTCATGCTGGGCCGCGATCAGCTGCGGATCGCCGGCGAGGCGCTCCGCGCCGCGCGCGTCCGGGTGCAGTCGGGGCGTGCATCGCCGATCGAGGAGCAGCGCGCCGACGTGGCGCGCATTCAAGCGGAAGCCGACCTCGAGCGCAACCTGCGCCTCGCGCGGGCGGCGCGCGAGAATCTGGCGCGCCGGGTCGGATCGATCCCGGCGGGGCCGCTCGATCTGGGGCTGCTCGACCGCATTCCGCCGGCGACGCAGGGCCCCGTCGTCCCACCGAACGCGGCGGGCACGCTCGCTCAGGCGGCGGCGGATGCCGACCTCGCCTTTGCCGACGCGGGCGTGCGACTGGCGCGGGCCAACCGGGTGCCCGACCTGACCGTCGGCCCGGGATTGCGCCGGCTCGAGCAGACCAGCGACATGGCGGCGATCTTCAGCATCTCGATCCCGATGCCGCTGTTCAATCGCGGTACCGCGGCGGTGGATCAGGCGCGGGCGGAACGCGCGCGGGCCGAAGCGCAGCGGCGCGTGACTCAGCTCGACGTCGAGCAGACGATCACCGATGCATCGGCCGCCGTCGACAATGCGGCAACCAGCGCCCGTGCGGCGGGCCCCGCATTAGCTGCCGCGGAGGAAGCTGCTCGGATCGCCCGCATCGGCTATCGCGAAGGCAAGTTCGGCCAGCTCGACCTGCTCGATGCCGAGCGCACGCTCGCCCAGACGCGCAGCGCTGCGATCGACGCCTTCACTGCCTATCACATCGCCAAGGCGCGGCTGGAACGGCTGACCGCTCGCGCGCCCAGGGGAGACAATCGATGATCGGAATCCCTTTGAAGCCCGGCGCGGCGCTGCCGATCGCGCTCGCCTTGTCGCTCGCTGGCTGCGGTGCTCCGAGGACCCCCACCTCGAACGAGGCCGCGCCGAAGGGCGCGGACCACGGCGAGGAAGGCGTCGTTACCCTCACGCCGCAGCAGATCGCCGCCGCAGGGATCGAGCTCGTGTCGCCGACCATCGGCGGCAGCGCCGGCGCGATCGAGCTGCCGGCGACGATCGAAGGCGATCCGCAGGCGACGCAGGTCGTATCGGCGTCGATCGGTGGGCGCGTGGTCTCGCTCACCCGCAATCTCGGGCAATCGGTCGGTCGCGGCGAGACGCTCGCGGTGATCGAGAGCCGTGAGGCGGCGCAGCTCAAGGGCGAGATCGAGGCGACCGAGGCGCGGCTTGCCCTTGCGGAATCGAATTACGCGCGCGAGCGCCGCCTGTTTGCCGAGCGCGTGTCGCCCGAGCAGGACCTGATCGCCGCGCGCACCGCAGCGACCGAGGCGCGGATCGCGCTGCGGCTGGCGCGTCAGCAGCTTTCCGCGGCGGGCGCCGGCGGCGGCGGTCTCAACCGTATCGGCATTCCGGCGCCGATCGCCGGACAGGTGATCGCCCGCTCGGCGACGCTCGGCCAGACGGTGGCCGCCGACGCGGAGCTGTACCGCATTGCCGATCTCGACAATGTCTCGCTCAGCCTCGCGCTCCAGCCCGCGGACGCGGGCCGCCTGCGCCCGGGTACTGCCGTGATCGTCATCGCGCCGGGACGTCAGGCGAGTGCGCGCATCACCTTCGTGTCGCCCGCACTCGATCCCGACACCCGCCTCGTGACGGCGCTTGCGCAGCTCGACAATCGCGCGGGCCAGTGGCGCGTGGGGGAGCCGGTCACCGCATCGATCCAGCTCGGCGGGGGCGGCGACGGCACCATCCGGGTGCCGACCACCGCGGTGCAGACGATCGAGGGGCGAACCGTCGTGTTCGTGCGGACCGGGCAAGGCTTCCGCGCGGCTCCCGTCGCGCTGGGGCGGCAGGACGGTGATATGGTCGTCGTGACCAAGGGGCTGACCGGGCGCGAGCGGATCGCCGCGCAGAACAGCTTCACGCTCAAATCGGCGCTCGGCACCGCCGAAGCCGGACATGAGGACTGAGCCATGATCGATCGCATCGTCACCTGGGCGGTCGAGCGGCGCTGGCTCGTCCTGCTCCTCACCGTCGTCGCCGCCGTCGTCGGCGGCATCAGCCTCGCGCGCCTGCCGATCGACGCGGTGCCCGACATCACCAACAACCAGGTGCAGGTGAACGTCCTCGCACCTGCGCTCTCTCCCGAGCTGATCGAGAAGCAGGTCGCCTTTCCGATCGAAACCGCGCTCGCCGGCATCAAGGGGCTGGAAAGCACCCGCTCGCTCAGCCGCAACGGCTTCGCGCAGATCACCGCGGTATTCAGCGACTCCACCGATATCTATTTCGCCCGGCAGCAGGTGCAGGAGCGGCTGACGGCGGCGAAGGAAACGTTGCCGGCTGGCATCACGCCCGCAATGGGGCCGATCGCGACCGGCCTGGGCGAGGTCTATATCTGGACGCTGCGCTATGCCGAACACGCGCATGAACAGCATCGGCCGGGCGAGCCGGGGTTGCAGCCCGACGGCAGCTACATCACCCCGGAAGGCGATCGGCTTGCGAACGAGGCCGACAAGGCGACCTATCTCCACACCGTGCAGGACTGGATCGTCGCGCCGCAGGTCAAGGCGGTCGACGGCGTGGCCGGCATCGATTCACTGGGCGGATTTGAGAAGGAATATCTGGTCGTTCCCGACCTGCAGAAGCTGGCGGCGCTCAAGCTGAGCCTCGCCGATCTCGCCGCCGCGCTCGAGCGCAACAACGTCGCCACCGGCGGCGGCACGGTGGACCGCAACGGCGAGGGTCTCGCGGTCCGCGCCGATGCGCGCATCCTCAGCCTCGCGCAATTGCGCGACCGCGTGATCGCATCGCGCGAGGGCGTGCCGATCACGCTCGGCCAAGTCGCCGAGATGCGGCTGGGCCAGGGCATCCGCATGGGGGCGGCGTCGGAGAACGGCCGTGAGGTGATCACCGGCACCGCGATCATGCGGATCGGCGAGAACAGCCGCACCGTTTCCTCCGGTGTCGATGCCAAGCTCAAGGCGATCGCGCCGTCGCTGCCCCGCGACGTCGTCATCGAGCCGGTGCTCGACCGCACGCGACTGGTCGACGCGACGATCGGCACCGTGGCGCGCAACCTCACCGAAGGCGCGCTGCTGGTGATCGCGGTGCTGTTCGTGCTGCTCGGCAACTTCCGCGCGGCGCTGATCGCAGCGCTGGTCATCCCGATCACCATGCTGCTCACCGGTTTTGGGATGCTGCGCGTCGGTGTGTCGGCCAATCTGATGAGCCTCGGCGCACTCGATTTCGGCCTGATCGTCGACGGGGCGGTGATCATCGTCGAGAATGCGCTGCGCCGCATCGCCGATCGCCAGTATCTCGAAGGTCGGTCGCTTGGCCTC
Coding sequences within it:
- a CDS encoding SGNH/GDSL hydrolase family protein; its protein translation is MSIDRRNLLLGGLALPFVANAARAQTAAPPKEESWDQRWQRLLREDFGHLFRYRDDDATVRASGRPVDIVFMGDSITEGWRDKRPGFFTPGRVGRGISGQTTPQMLVRFQPDVIDLKPRRVHIMAGTNDIAGNTGPMTEEATRDNFRAMATLAKANGIHVILASIPPAGAFPWRPGLEVRTPIASLNRWLKGYAAEIGATWVDYHPALADASGAMKPGMANDGVHPTEAGYAAMEAVLEPVLQDGSS
- a CDS encoding tryptophan halogenase family protein yields the protein MQADPIRSIVIVGGGTAGWMAATYLARRLRHLPIAITVIDSSAIGTVGVGEATVPAIRDFFAAVELGEPEVLRETEGTIKYGIRFVDWAEPGYSFFHPFGLYGVPARGVAFHHYWLKLRASGAATGPLSDYCLCAQLAERGLFLPPGDRPANDLGVFNFAVHFDASKFAALLRRLALANGVAHIDARIDQVELAAESGHVAAVELADGRRIAGDLWIDCSGFRSLLLGEALEVPFVDWRRWLPCDRAIAVPCRAAVPAHRPMTTATARPAGWQWHIPLRHRIGNGHVYCSDFTSDEAAEALLLASIEGEPLAPPNRLRFTTGHRARFWERNVVGLGLSSGFLEPLESTSITLIQSGLERFVALFPDRGFDPRLAATYNRQSVLEFERIRDFLLLHYWSNRRHGEPFWDYMRAIVPTDGLQVKLDAWRAGGEFVRNEWDTFQDPSWLSMYAGFDDLPARYSPLADQFSVAELTDSLARMKAAIGATLAHAEPHGDFLARTAQA
- a CDS encoding efflux RND transporter periplasmic adaptor subunit, whose translation is MIGIPLKPGAALPIALALSLAGCGAPRTPTSNEAAPKGADHGEEGVVTLTPQQIAAAGIELVSPTIGGSAGAIELPATIEGDPQATQVVSASIGGRVVSLTRNLGQSVGRGETLAVIESREAAQLKGEIEATEARLALAESNYARERRLFAERVSPEQDLIAARTAATEARIALRLARQQLSAAGAGGGGLNRIGIPAPIAGQVIARSATLGQTVAADAELYRIADLDNVSLSLALQPADAGRLRPGTAVIVIAPGRQASARITFVSPALDPDTRLVTALAQLDNRAGQWRVGEPVTASIQLGGGGDGTIRVPTTAVQTIEGRTVVFVRTGQGFRAAPVALGRQDGDMVVVTKGLTGRERIAAQNSFTLKSALGTAEAGHED
- a CDS encoding TolC family protein, giving the protein MKIHCAAVMVAVSGAAVAQAPTVPQADRTSATPVYTLEDALRAAGASSPAADAASAGVAAARAGRTAAGLHPNPQVQVQVENVLGSGQYSGFDSAETTVGVAIPVELGGKRGARIAVADAQLSRAELQAAIAQADIRLQVTSLYVETIAAEERVMLGRDQLRIAGEALRAARVRVQSGRASPIEEQRADVARIQAEADLERNLRLARAARENLARRVGSIPAGPLDLGLLDRIPPATQGPVVPPNAAGTLAQAAADADLAFADAGVRLARANRVPDLTVGPGLRRLEQTSDMAAIFSISIPMPLFNRGTAAVDQARAERARAEAQRRVTQLDVEQTITDASAAVDNAATSARAAGPALAAAEEAARIARIGYREGKFGQLDLLDAERTLAQTRSAAIDAFTAYHIAKARLERLTARAPRGDNR